The following proteins come from a genomic window of Corynebacterium hansenii:
- a CDS encoding ABC transporter permease, with translation MPWYIGKRLLQMIPVFFGATFLIYAMVFLTPGDPIQALAGDKPLTPAVENELRERFNLDKPFIVQYLMYVGGIFQFDFGQTFSGRPVTTVLAEAFPVTIKLALMALVIETVFGIGFGVVAGLRKGGWFDSTVLVASLFIIAVPIFVIGFVAQFLFGIKWAVVPPTVGGNAGFIDLIMPAAVLGLVSFAYVLRLTRSSVAEAVGSDFVRTAYARGMSRREVVGSHVLRNSLIPVVTFIGADLAALMGGAIVTEGIFNIPGVGGLIYRSVVIGETPTVVSVVTVLVIIYMVANLLIDLLYAALDPRIRYA, from the coding sequence GTGCCGTGGTACATCGGCAAGCGGCTGCTCCAAATGATCCCGGTGTTTTTCGGGGCCACCTTCCTGATCTACGCGATGGTGTTCCTGACCCCGGGTGACCCGATCCAGGCGTTGGCCGGCGACAAGCCGCTGACGCCGGCGGTCGAAAACGAGCTCCGCGAGCGATTCAACCTGGACAAGCCCTTCATCGTGCAGTACCTGATGTACGTCGGCGGGATTTTCCAGTTCGATTTCGGGCAGACCTTCTCCGGTCGCCCCGTCACCACGGTGCTGGCGGAGGCGTTCCCCGTCACCATCAAGCTGGCGCTGATGGCCCTGGTGATCGAGACGGTCTTCGGCATCGGCTTCGGCGTCGTCGCCGGCCTGCGCAAGGGCGGCTGGTTCGATTCGACCGTGCTGGTGGCGTCGCTGTTCATCATCGCCGTGCCGATCTTCGTCATCGGTTTCGTCGCCCAGTTCCTCTTCGGCATCAAGTGGGCGGTGGTCCCGCCGACGGTGGGCGGCAACGCCGGCTTCATCGACCTGATCATGCCCGCCGCGGTGCTGGGGCTGGTGTCCTTCGCGTACGTGCTCAGACTCACCAGATCCTCGGTCGCCGAGGCGGTCGGCTCGGACTTCGTCCGCACGGCCTACGCCCGCGGCATGTCCCGCCGGGAAGTCGTGGGCTCGCATGTTCTGCGCAACTCGCTGATCCCGGTCGTGACGTTCATCGGCGCGGATCTGGCGGCGCTGATGGGCGGGGCGATCGTCACCGAGGGAATCTTCAACATCCCCGGCGTCGGCGGCCTGATCTACAGGTCGGTCGTCATCGGCGAAACCCCGACCGTCGTCAGCGTGGTCACCGTCCTGGTGATCATCTACATGGTGGCCAACCTGCTCATCGACCTGCTGTACGCCGCACTCGACCCGAGGATCCGATATGCCTGA